The following are from one region of the Sulfurimicrobium lacus genome:
- a CDS encoding RodZ domain-containing protein, producing MTELVSEEHFTAMEQESAGTKLARAREAQDLSVADVARALRLSVKQVEALEASDYDNLPGRTFVRGFVRNYARLVNLDPDRMVAEYFPVQQEPQTQDIQAPSQQISFSEHHRKPWLKWLLTSFVVVALVSWGVLVWLGPESAKSVTTVKSQVPMAPAVNTDASAPTDAKTPEADAISEQSLQPALPPVENVAPTQAPVPVPVPEASVAQARVQLSFSGPAWVEVRDKNGKKIHSQNNPAGTQLTLEGEPPLSLVIGSAPNVKLAYKGQSVDLTAYTRADVARLTLE from the coding sequence GTGACCGAATTAGTTTCTGAAGAACACTTTACTGCCATGGAGCAGGAAAGCGCGGGCACGAAACTGGCGCGTGCACGTGAAGCCCAGGACCTGAGCGTGGCGGACGTAGCGCGTGCGCTCCGGCTTAGTGTAAAACAGGTCGAAGCGCTCGAAGCCAGCGATTACGACAACTTGCCGGGCCGGACTTTTGTGCGCGGTTTCGTACGTAATTACGCACGTCTGGTAAACCTGGATCCCGATCGCATGGTGGCGGAGTATTTCCCCGTCCAGCAAGAACCGCAAACGCAGGATATTCAGGCGCCATCCCAGCAGATCAGTTTTTCCGAACATCACCGGAAGCCCTGGCTGAAATGGCTGCTAACCAGCTTCGTGGTCGTCGCATTGGTTTCTTGGGGTGTTCTGGTTTGGCTGGGGCCGGAATCGGCCAAGTCGGTTACGACTGTCAAATCGCAAGTACCCATGGCTCCTGCGGTGAATACCGATGCGTCGGCTCCGACCGACGCAAAAACGCCTGAGGCTGATGCGATTTCCGAACAAAGCCTGCAGCCCGCGCTACCGCCGGTAGAAAACGTAGCGCCGACGCAGGCACCGGTGCCGGTGCCGGTGCCTGAAGCCAGCGTGGCACAGGCTCGGGTGCAGTTGAGCTTTTCGGGCCCGGCCTGGGTGGAAGTGCGCGACAAGAACGGCAAGAAAATCCATTCTCAGAATAACCCGGCCGGGACTCAGCTAACTTTGGAAGGCGAGCCGCCATTGTCGCTGGTGATCGGCAGCGCGCCCAATGTCAAACTGGCCTACAAGGGTCAGTCGGTCGACCTCACCGCTTACACCAGAGCGGATGTTGCGCGCTTAACTCTGGAGTAG
- the ndk gene encoding nucleoside-diphosphate kinase, translating to MAVERTLSIIKPDAVAKNVIGKIYSRFESNGLKIAAAKMKHLSRADAEGFYAVHRERPFFKDLVDFMISGPVMIQVLEGENAITKNRELMGATDPKKAEKGTIRADFAESIDANAVHGSDAPETAKVEIGYFFPGMEVYNR from the coding sequence ATGGCTGTTGAACGCACCCTGTCCATCATCAAACCCGACGCCGTGGCGAAAAACGTGATCGGCAAAATCTATTCCCGTTTCGAAAGCAACGGCCTCAAGATTGCCGCTGCCAAGATGAAGCACCTGTCGCGCGCCGATGCAGAGGGCTTTTACGCCGTTCACCGCGAGCGCCCCTTCTTCAAGGACCTGGTGGACTTCATGATCTCCGGCCCGGTGATGATCCAGGTGCTGGAAGGCGAAAACGCCATTACCAAGAACCGTGAACTTATGGGCGCCACCGATCCGAAGAAAGCCGAAAAAGGTACCATCCGTGCCGATTTCGCGGAAAGCATCGATGCCAACGCAGTGCACGGCTCCGACGCTCCCGAAACCGCGAAAGTTGAAATCGGCTATTTCTTCCCCGGCATGGAAGTCTACAACCGCTAA
- the ispG gene encoding flavodoxin-dependent (E)-4-hydroxy-3-methylbut-2-enyl-diphosphate synthase encodes MFKVEIPRRKSRQIMVGNVAVGGDAPISVQTMTNTETTDVDATVAQIERAARAGADIVRVSVPSMDAAEAFGLIRKRSPVPLITDIHFDYKIALRVAELGADCLRINPGNIGREDRVQAVVQSAKDHGIPIRIGVNAGSLEKDLQKKYGEPTPEALVESALRHIEILERLNFPDFKVSLKASEIFMTVEAYKLLASQIEQPLHLGITEAGGLRSGSVKSAIGLGMILASGIGDTIRVSLAADPVEEVKVGFDILKSLHLRNKGINIIACPSCSRQEFDVIKTVNALEQRLEDVMEHLDVAVLGCVVNGPGEAREADIGLAGGSPNLLYVEGKPSYKVTEAEIVDQIERQVRAKIAAMKESGGKIISIKAVD; translated from the coding sequence ATGTTCAAAGTTGAAATCCCCCGCCGCAAGAGCCGGCAAATCATGGTCGGCAACGTGGCGGTCGGCGGCGATGCGCCGATTTCGGTGCAGACCATGACCAATACCGAGACCACCGACGTCGATGCCACCGTTGCGCAGATCGAGCGTGCGGCCAGGGCCGGTGCAGACATCGTGCGGGTGTCAGTGCCCAGCATGGATGCAGCCGAAGCCTTCGGGCTGATCAGGAAGCGCTCCCCGGTGCCGCTCATTACCGACATCCATTTCGACTACAAGATCGCATTGCGCGTGGCGGAACTCGGCGCGGACTGCCTGCGCATCAATCCCGGCAACATCGGCCGCGAGGACCGGGTGCAGGCGGTCGTGCAGTCGGCCAAGGACCACGGCATTCCGATCCGCATCGGCGTCAATGCCGGTTCACTGGAAAAGGACTTGCAGAAAAAATACGGCGAGCCTACGCCGGAAGCGCTGGTGGAATCCGCGCTGCGTCACATCGAAATCCTCGAGCGCCTCAATTTTCCCGATTTCAAGGTCAGTCTCAAGGCGTCGGAAATCTTCATGACGGTGGAGGCTTATAAACTGCTCGCCAGCCAGATCGAACAACCGCTTCACCTGGGGATCACCGAGGCCGGTGGATTGCGCTCCGGTAGCGTGAAATCGGCCATTGGTCTGGGTATGATCCTGGCCTCCGGCATCGGCGATACCATCCGTGTTTCGCTGGCCGCAGACCCGGTGGAAGAGGTCAAGGTCGGCTTCGATATCCTGAAAAGCCTGCACCTGCGCAACAAGGGCATCAACATCATCGCCTGCCCGTCATGCTCGCGCCAGGAATTCGACGTCATCAAAACCGTCAACGCCCTGGAGCAGCGCCTGGAAGACGTGATGGAACACCTCGACGTAGCGGTGCTGGGCTGCGTGGTGAACGGCCCCGGCGAAGCGCGCGAAGCGGATATCGGCCTCGCCGGCGGGTCGCCCAACCTGCTCTACGTCGAAGGCAAGCCGAGCTACAAGGTGACTGAAGCGGAAATAGTCGACCAGATCGAGCGCCAGGTACGCGCCAAAATCGCCGCCATGAAAGAGAGCGGCGGCAAAATCATTTCAATCAAGGCTGTGGACTAA
- a CDS encoding SPOR domain-containing protein, whose product MPEQPANDDQAEIKKRAMQRLVVAASLVAAAVITLTVLNYKKPEQAQPVTTSTAPVAEQAVPLQPEAAAEKPQEEEKPAEAPAEPTPPVPESAATPATPPAPPPPQVINKAEAPAAPTHAKPRAEAPAALRIAQEPSAPAPKQAKPITTAPQQQPAPVASPAPETKPVAAPNKPAKPAAEPSPAKGFAVQLGLFSNPENALQLQKRLADHGIKSYTETRLQVGPFQTKAEADQALAKIRSLGINAVLTPAR is encoded by the coding sequence ATGCCGGAGCAGCCAGCCAATGACGATCAGGCAGAAATCAAGAAACGCGCCATGCAGCGCCTGGTGGTTGCCGCTTCACTGGTCGCCGCTGCGGTAATCACACTTACGGTACTGAATTACAAAAAGCCCGAACAGGCACAACCGGTTACCACTTCTACTGCACCTGTCGCGGAGCAAGCGGTGCCGCTCCAGCCTGAAGCCGCTGCAGAAAAACCGCAGGAAGAAGAAAAACCTGCTGAAGCGCCAGCCGAACCAACCCCGCCCGTTCCTGAATCTGCAGCAACCCCTGCCACACCACCGGCACCGCCGCCACCCCAGGTGATCAACAAGGCAGAGGCGCCTGCCGCTCCAACCCATGCGAAGCCTCGCGCCGAAGCGCCAGCCGCGCTCCGTATCGCCCAGGAACCAAGTGCCCCAGCGCCCAAACAGGCCAAGCCGATAACGACCGCGCCGCAGCAACAGCCCGCGCCGGTCGCAAGCCCAGCGCCGGAAACAAAGCCGGTGGCCGCGCCTAACAAACCCGCCAAACCGGCAGCCGAGCCCAGCCCCGCCAAGGGTTTCGCGGTACAGCTCGGACTGTTCTCCAACCCGGAGAACGCACTGCAATTGCAGAAACGCCTGGCGGACCACGGCATCAAGTCCTATACCGAGACCCGGCTCCAAGTCGGTCCTTTCCAGACCAAAGCGGAAGCGGACCAGGCTTTGGCCAAGATTCGCAGCCTCGGCATCAACGCCGTGCTCACCCCGGCACGCTGA
- the pilW gene encoding type IV pilus biogenesis/stability protein PilW has translation MKNLLVILVVLLSVVRPVWADQMSDETKRAQIHTELGAGYYGMGKLGIALEELNTAIKADSNYAPAYNMLGLLYTELREYDKAGDYFKRSLSLDPNNSEAHNNYGWFLCQRNHTDEAIGHFMSALKNPLYATPEKAYLNAGECSLKKGDDKGAEEFFLRALKIQPELGQAQWHMAEINFRNGNYDEAQRYLDSFMKLGGQTREGLWLGVRIAHRQGNRDAEETYGAQLRTRFPDSREARAFRSGQYDETATGEGRK, from the coding sequence ATGAAAAATCTGCTGGTGATATTGGTGGTGTTATTGAGCGTGGTCCGGCCGGTGTGGGCGGATCAGATGTCGGACGAGACCAAACGCGCGCAAATTCATACTGAGCTCGGTGCCGGCTATTACGGCATGGGCAAGCTCGGCATCGCGCTGGAGGAACTGAACACGGCCATCAAGGCGGATTCCAATTATGCGCCGGCATACAACATGCTCGGCTTGCTGTACACCGAACTGAGGGAATACGACAAGGCGGGGGACTATTTCAAACGCTCTCTCAGCCTCGATCCGAACAATTCTGAGGCGCACAATAATTACGGCTGGTTCCTGTGTCAGCGCAACCATACGGATGAGGCCATCGGCCATTTCATGAGCGCGTTGAAAAATCCGCTTTACGCAACGCCGGAAAAAGCCTACCTCAACGCCGGCGAATGTTCGCTGAAGAAGGGTGACGACAAAGGTGCCGAAGAGTTCTTCCTGCGCGCGCTCAAAATTCAGCCAGAACTGGGACAGGCGCAGTGGCACATGGCCGAAATCAATTTCAGAAACGGTAACTATGACGAAGCGCAACGCTACCTCGACTCTTTCATGAAACTGGGGGGGCAGACGCGGGAGGGGCTGTGGCTGGGCGTGCGCATCGCGCATCGCCAGGGTAACCGCGACGCGGAAGAGACCTATGGCGCGCAACTCAGAACGCGTTTTCCCGATTCGCGGGAGGCGCGGGCATTTCGCAGTGGGCAATACGACGAAACCGCAACAGGTGAGGGGCGGAAGTGA
- the hisS gene encoding histidine--tRNA ligase, whose product MSTAIQAIRGMNDILPEHAALWEFFEDTVRDWLKSYGYKCIRMPIVEQTGLFKRAIGEVTDIVEKEMYTFTDALNGESLTLRPEGTASCVRAVLQHNLLYNAPQRLWYMGPMFRHERPQKGRYRQFHQVGVESLGFAGPDIDAEQIIMTSRLWKRLGIQDVALEINTLGSSEDRARHRARLVHYLEQHLDLLDEDSKRRLHTNPLRVLDSKNPALQALIEAAPKLLDDLDEDSLLHFEKLQEMLRDAGIEYRINPRLVRGLDYYNFTVFEWVTTRLGAQGTVCAGGRYDGLIAQIGGKPAPACGFAMGVERLLALLEEQQFVAPEISADAYVVHQGEAASRFAFNVAETLREQGLHAILHCGGGSFKSQMKKADSSGARFAVIIGDDEAGAEQVTLKPLREMGDQARMTVAEAGDVLGGKAV is encoded by the coding sequence ATGAGTACGGCAATCCAGGCCATTCGCGGTATGAACGACATTCTCCCCGAGCACGCTGCGCTGTGGGAGTTTTTCGAGGACACGGTGCGCGACTGGCTCAAGAGCTACGGCTACAAGTGCATCCGCATGCCCATCGTGGAGCAGACCGGGCTGTTCAAGCGGGCCATCGGCGAGGTGACGGACATCGTGGAGAAGGAAATGTACACCTTCACCGATGCCCTCAACGGCGAAAGCCTGACGCTGCGCCCCGAGGGCACCGCCTCCTGCGTGCGCGCGGTGCTGCAGCACAACCTGCTCTACAACGCGCCGCAGCGCCTGTGGTACATGGGGCCGATGTTCCGCCACGAGCGTCCGCAGAAAGGGCGCTACCGCCAGTTCCACCAGGTCGGCGTGGAGTCGCTCGGTTTCGCCGGGCCGGACATCGACGCCGAGCAGATCATCATGACTTCCCGCTTGTGGAAGCGGCTCGGCATCCAGGACGTGGCGCTCGAGATCAATACTCTCGGCAGTTCCGAGGATCGCGCCCGCCACCGCGCGCGGCTGGTGCATTATTTGGAGCAGCATCTCGACCTGCTGGACGAAGATTCCAAACGCCGTTTGCACACCAATCCGCTGCGCGTGCTGGACAGCAAGAACCCGGCGCTGCAGGCCCTGATCGAAGCTGCGCCCAAGCTGCTGGATGACCTGGACGAGGATTCGCTGCTGCATTTCGAGAAGCTGCAGGAGATGCTGCGCGACGCGGGCATCGAATACCGCATCAACCCGCGCCTGGTGCGGGGGCTGGACTACTACAACTTCACCGTGTTCGAATGGGTGACCACGCGCCTCGGTGCGCAGGGCACGGTGTGCGCCGGGGGGCGCTACGACGGCCTGATCGCGCAGATCGGCGGCAAACCGGCTCCGGCCTGCGGTTTCGCCATGGGGGTGGAGCGTTTGCTGGCTTTGCTGGAAGAGCAGCAATTCGTCGCGCCGGAAATTTCCGCCGATGCCTACGTGGTGCATCAGGGCGAGGCGGCCAGCCGTTTCGCTTTTAACGTCGCGGAAACCCTGCGCGAACAGGGTCTGCACGCGATCCTGCATTGCGGCGGCGGCAGCTTCAAGTCGCAGATGAAGAAAGCCGATTCCAGCGGCGCGCGCTTCGCCGTCATCATTGGCGACGACGAGGCGGGGGCGGAGCAGGTCACGCTCAAGCCGTTGCGCGAAATGGGCGATCAGGCGCGGATGACGGTGGCGGAAGCCGGCGATGTGCTGGGAGGAAAGGCAGTTTAA
- the rlmN gene encoding 23S rRNA (adenine(2503)-C(2))-methyltransferase RlmN — MPTNLLDFDLPQLTAFFAEIGEKPFRAKQVLRWIHHFGESDFARMSDLAKSLREKLSVVAVVEPPRLIKEQLSDDGTRKWLLDVGANNGIETVFIPEDERGTLCISSQVGCALECSFCSTGKQGFNRNLTVAEIIGQLWWANKALGRDPKGERIISNVVMMGMGEPLANFDNVVTALNLMLDDHAYGLSRRRVTVSTSGLVPAMDRLRDTCPVALAVSLHAPNDALRDVLVPINQKYPLAELMAACRRYIEKAPRDFITFEYVMLDGVNDSVAHARELIALVKDVPCKFNLIPFNPFPMSGYNRSRPETVRRFRDELMQAGLIATTRKTRGDDIDAACGQLAGQVQDKTKRTQFNIVESAV, encoded by the coding sequence ATGCCCACTAACCTGCTCGACTTCGACCTCCCTCAGCTCACCGCTTTTTTTGCGGAAATCGGCGAGAAGCCGTTTCGCGCCAAGCAAGTGCTGCGCTGGATACACCACTTCGGCGAGAGCGATTTCGCTCGCATGAGCGATCTCGCCAAGTCCCTGCGGGAGAAGTTGAGTGTCGTGGCGGTGGTCGAGCCGCCGCGACTCATCAAGGAACAATTGTCCGACGACGGCACGCGCAAATGGCTGCTGGACGTCGGCGCCAATAACGGCATCGAGACCGTGTTCATCCCCGAGGATGAGCGCGGCACGCTGTGCATCTCGAGCCAGGTGGGCTGTGCGCTGGAATGCAGCTTCTGCTCCACGGGCAAGCAGGGGTTCAACCGCAACCTGACGGTGGCCGAGATCATCGGCCAGCTGTGGTGGGCCAACAAGGCGCTGGGGCGCGATCCCAAGGGCGAACGCATCATCAGCAACGTGGTGATGATGGGCATGGGCGAGCCCCTGGCTAATTTCGACAATGTCGTGACCGCCCTGAACCTGATGCTGGACGACCACGCTTATGGCCTGTCGCGCCGCCGTGTTACGGTCAGTACTTCAGGCCTGGTGCCGGCCATGGATCGCTTGCGCGATACCTGTCCTGTCGCCCTGGCGGTTTCGCTGCATGCACCCAACGATGCGCTGCGCGATGTGCTGGTGCCGATCAACCAGAAATACCCCCTCGCTGAACTGATGGCGGCCTGCCGCCGCTACATCGAAAAGGCGCCGCGCGATTTCATCACTTTTGAGTATGTCATGCTGGATGGCGTCAACGACAGCGTGGCGCACGCTCGGGAATTGATCGCACTGGTGAAGGACGTGCCGTGCAAGTTCAACCTGATTCCCTTCAACCCGTTCCCCATGTCGGGTTACAACCGCTCCCGACCCGAGACAGTGCGGCGTTTCCGCGATGAACTGATGCAGGCGGGGTTGATCGCGACCACCCGCAAGACGCGGGGCGACGACATCGATGCCGCGTGCGGCCAGCTTGCCGGTCAAGTGCAGGATAAAACCAAACGGACGCAGTTCAACATTGTGGAGTCTGCTGTATGA
- the bamB gene encoding outer membrane protein assembly factor BamB produces the protein MKFPMVGLLALSLVGCAGLGESLSTGFGLWGGNEKTDKPAPLAEIKPAVAVKTQWQASAGAAGDYVFTPAIAAGSVFAAGYGGSLARFEGDSGKLQWRVETGKKLSGGVGVGEGLVMVATRKGEVLAYDLDGKSLWQAQVSSEVLSAPQASDGVVVVRAADGQIFGLDAHDGKRKWVYQRALPTLAIRSHAGVVVSRGGVFAGYAGGKLVAISLSNGILGWEANVAQPRGATELERIADITSLPVVDGNHVCAVAYQGRVACFDILSGNPVWARDMSSLTGLALDKSNIYVSDARGAVHALDKNSGASIWKQDKLLFRRVSTPVVAGSHIAVADLEGYVHVLSREDGSFAGRAATDGSAVGAEPQMLGQNILVQTRNGGLFSLAIQ, from the coding sequence ATGAAATTTCCTATGGTGGGCCTGCTGGCCTTGTCGCTGGTTGGCTGCGCCGGGCTGGGCGAGTCCCTTTCCACGGGCTTCGGTCTGTGGGGCGGTAACGAAAAAACGGATAAACCCGCGCCTTTGGCCGAAATAAAACCTGCCGTGGCGGTGAAAACCCAGTGGCAGGCGAGTGCGGGTGCTGCAGGTGATTACGTGTTCACCCCCGCTATTGCCGCCGGCAGCGTGTTTGCGGCGGGATATGGCGGCAGCCTTGCGCGTTTCGAAGGCGACAGCGGCAAGCTGCAATGGCGGGTCGAAACCGGTAAAAAGCTTTCTGGCGGTGTCGGTGTGGGCGAAGGCCTGGTGATGGTCGCTACCCGCAAAGGCGAAGTGCTGGCTTACGATCTCGATGGCAAATCGCTATGGCAGGCGCAGGTTTCCAGCGAGGTCCTTAGCGCGCCTCAGGCATCCGATGGCGTGGTGGTAGTGCGTGCTGCCGACGGCCAGATTTTCGGCCTGGATGCCCATGACGGTAAACGCAAATGGGTCTATCAACGTGCGCTGCCGACCCTGGCCATTCGCAGCCACGCAGGCGTGGTGGTGTCGCGCGGCGGCGTGTTTGCCGGCTATGCCGGCGGTAAGCTGGTGGCAATTTCGCTTTCCAACGGTATTCTCGGCTGGGAAGCGAACGTGGCACAGCCGCGCGGCGCAACTGAACTGGAACGCATCGCCGACATCACCAGCTTGCCGGTGGTGGATGGCAACCATGTCTGTGCCGTGGCTTATCAGGGGAGGGTGGCCTGTTTCGATATCCTGAGCGGCAATCCGGTATGGGCGCGCGACATGTCGAGCCTGACCGGTCTGGCGTTGGACAAGTCCAATATCTATGTCAGCGATGCCCGTGGCGCAGTGCACGCGCTCGACAAGAATAGCGGCGCCAGCATCTGGAAGCAGGACAAACTGTTGTTTCGTCGCGTGAGTACCCCGGTCGTTGCAGGCAGCCATATCGCCGTCGCCGACCTGGAGGGTTACGTGCATGTGCTGTCGCGCGAAGATGGCAGCTTTGCCGGACGTGCCGCCACCGACGGCAGCGCAGTTGGCGCGGAGCCGCAGATGTTGGGCCAGAACATCCTGGTGCAGACCCGCAACGGTGGTCTATTCTCCCTGGCGATACAATGA
- a CDS encoding DUF3050 domain-containing protein, producing MMDVSFLSPLRERLNNHAVYGALQGIDDLNCFMSHHVHSVWDFMSLAKYLQGAIAPAAVPWIPFGDPSVRRFINEIILEEESDIGLPDSAGRETYASHFELYCQAMDEVGASAVKPLAFIELVKKDGIDAALEQGDVPEPAREFMRTTFGFIASGKPHVVAAAFALGREHVIPNMFRAFLAKMSIGKDQAPAFHYYLERHIHLDETSHAPLSLKMLEVLCGGDPVRIREAETAAAQAVEARIKFWSGVHEAILAGR from the coding sequence ATGATGGACGTTTCATTTCTTTCGCCCCTGCGGGAGCGGCTCAACAATCATGCCGTGTACGGCGCGCTGCAGGGTATAGACGACCTGAACTGCTTCATGTCCCACCACGTGCATTCGGTATGGGATTTCATGTCGCTGGCCAAATATCTCCAGGGTGCGATCGCGCCAGCCGCGGTGCCATGGATTCCCTTCGGCGACCCGTCGGTGCGCCGTTTCATTAACGAGATCATTCTCGAAGAGGAGTCGGACATCGGCTTGCCCGACAGCGCAGGGCGCGAAACTTATGCCAGCCATTTCGAGCTTTATTGCCAGGCGATGGACGAAGTGGGCGCTTCGGCGGTCAAGCCGCTGGCTTTCATCGAACTGGTGAAGAAAGACGGCATCGATGCTGCGCTGGAGCAGGGCGACGTGCCCGAGCCGGCGCGCGAATTCATGCGCACCACCTTCGGCTTCATCGCCAGCGGCAAGCCGCACGTGGTGGCCGCGGCTTTCGCGCTGGGTCGGGAGCACGTGATTCCCAACATGTTTCGCGCTTTCCTGGCGAAAATGAGCATCGGCAAGGACCAGGCACCGGCTTTCCACTACTACCTGGAACGCCACATCCACCTCGACGAGACTTCCCATGCGCCGCTTTCCCTGAAGATGCTGGAGGTGTTGTGCGGCGGCGACCCTGTGCGTATCCGTGAAGCCGAAACCGCGGCAGCGCAGGCGGTGGAAGCGCGCATCAAATTCTGGAGCGGGGTGCACGAAGCGATCCTGGCCGGTCGCTAA
- a CDS encoding peptide chain release factor 3 yields MSSLHEEILRRRTFAIISHPDAGKTTLTEKMLWFGGAIQMAGAVRARKSDRHAVSDWMELEKQRGISVTSSVMQFPYRDCIVNLLDTPGHEDFSEDTYRTLTAVDSAVMVIDSVNGVEAQTIKLLNVCRLRDTPILTFINKLDREGKEPIDLLDEIESVLQIQCAPMTWPIGMGKRFRGTYHLYNDVVSVFDPNAEKGTSEIVQGLDNPRLDELIGDQADELRIDIELVRGASHTFDREAYLAGKQSPVFFGSAMNNFGVQSLLDAIVELSPAPLHRPAQTRLVEPDEPKFSGFVFKIQANMDPKHRDRIAFIRICSGRFDRGMKLKQVSSGKQITVGNAITFMAQDRNTTDEAYAGDIIGIPNHGTIRLGDTFSEGEDLKFTGIPSFAPEIFRRAQIKNPLKMKQLQKGLQQLAEEGATQLFRPISSNDLILGAVGMLQFDVVAHRLQYEYGVDVRFELHDVATARWLRGSDAELKKLVDKHGFNIALDGANEYVYLAPNRVNLNLAKERFPEIQFLETREIV; encoded by the coding sequence ATGTCCAGCCTCCACGAAGAAATCCTCCGCCGCCGCACTTTCGCCATCATTTCGCACCCCGATGCCGGTAAAACCACCCTGACCGAAAAAATGCTGTGGTTCGGCGGCGCGATTCAGATGGCGGGCGCAGTGCGCGCACGCAAGTCCGACCGCCATGCGGTTTCCGACTGGATGGAACTGGAAAAGCAGCGCGGCATCTCGGTCACTTCTTCGGTGATGCAGTTCCCCTACCGCGACTGCATCGTCAACCTGCTCGATACGCCCGGCCACGAGGACTTTTCCGAGGACACCTACCGCACCCTGACGGCGGTGGATTCGGCGGTGATGGTGATCGACTCGGTCAACGGCGTGGAGGCACAGACCATCAAGCTGCTGAACGTCTGCCGCCTGCGCGACACCCCCATCCTCACCTTCATCAACAAGCTCGACCGCGAAGGCAAGGAGCCCATCGATCTGCTGGACGAAATCGAGTCGGTGCTGCAGATCCAGTGCGCGCCGATGACCTGGCCGATCGGCATGGGCAAGCGCTTTCGCGGCACTTATCACCTCTATAACGACGTCGTTTCGGTGTTCGACCCGAATGCCGAAAAGGGCACTTCCGAAATCGTGCAGGGGCTAGACAACCCGCGCCTCGACGAACTGATCGGCGACCAGGCGGACGAGCTGCGCATCGACATCGAGCTGGTGCGCGGCGCGTCGCACACTTTCGACCGCGAGGCCTATCTCGCCGGCAAGCAGTCGCCCGTATTCTTCGGTTCGGCGATGAACAACTTCGGCGTGCAATCCCTGCTCGACGCCATCGTGGAGCTCTCGCCCGCGCCCTTGCATCGCCCCGCCCAGACCCGCCTAGTGGAGCCGGACGAACCCAAGTTCTCCGGCTTCGTATTCAAGATCCAGGCCAACATGGACCCCAAGCACCGCGACCGCATCGCCTTCATCCGCATTTGCTCGGGACGCTTCGACCGTGGCATGAAGCTCAAGCAGGTATCGAGCGGCAAACAGATCACCGTGGGCAACGCCATCACCTTCATGGCGCAGGACCGCAACACCACCGACGAAGCTTATGCCGGCGACATCATCGGCATCCCCAACCACGGCACGATCCGCCTGGGCGACACGTTCAGCGAGGGCGAAGACCTCAAATTCACCGGCATCCCATCGTTCGCGCCGGAAATCTTCCGCCGCGCCCAGATCAAGAACCCGCTCAAGATGAAGCAGTTGCAGAAAGGCTTGCAGCAGCTTGCCGAGGAAGGCGCCACCCAGCTGTTCCGCCCCATCTCGTCCAACGATCTGATTTTGGGCGCGGTCGGCATGCTGCAGTTCGACGTGGTGGCGCATCGCCTGCAATACGAATATGGCGTGGACGTACGCTTCGAACTGCATGACGTGGCCACGGCGCGCTGGCTGCGCGGCAGCGATGCGGAATTGAAAAAGCTGGTGGACAAGCACGGCTTCAACATCGCGCTGGACGGCGCGAATGAATACGTCTACCTGGCGCCCAACCGCGTCAACCTGAACCTGGCCAAGGAACGCTTCCCGGAAATCCAGTTCCTGGAAACGCGCGAGATCGTCTAG
- a CDS encoding YfgM family protein, which yields MAYDLEEQEQIDAIKAWWKQNGNTVLLSVAVFVAIVAGIQGWRAYQHKQAGQAAGLYEVLQGAADSHDVNKVREAAGQLIENFPRTSYATHAALVAANANYESGDAKSAKAQLQWVLGHNESDEVRDVARLRLAGILLDEKNYGEALKQLETKHGAAFDGLYADLKGDVLLASGKESEAQASYKLALEKIDPTSAYRGLVQMKLDGLGG from the coding sequence ATGGCTTACGATTTGGAAGAGCAGGAACAGATAGACGCGATCAAGGCGTGGTGGAAGCAAAACGGCAATACCGTTTTGCTCAGTGTCGCGGTGTTCGTGGCCATCGTAGCGGGTATCCAGGGCTGGCGCGCATATCAGCATAAACAGGCCGGGCAGGCTGCCGGTTTGTATGAAGTGCTGCAGGGCGCAGCCGATAGCCATGATGTCAACAAGGTGCGAGAAGCTGCGGGCCAGCTGATCGAGAATTTTCCGCGCACGTCCTACGCCACGCATGCCGCACTGGTGGCTGCCAACGCCAATTACGAGAGCGGCGACGCCAAGAGCGCCAAGGCCCAATTGCAATGGGTGCTGGGGCATAACGAAAGCGATGAGGTCAGAGATGTGGCACGTCTGCGTCTGGCCGGAATATTGCTGGACGAGAAAAATTATGGCGAGGCGTTGAAACAGCTGGAGACCAAGCATGGCGCGGCATTCGACGGACTCTATGCCGACCTCAAGGGTGACGTATTACTGGCCTCCGGCAAGGAAAGCGAAGCACAGGCATCCTACAAGCTGGCTTTGGAAAAAATCGACCCGACCAGCGCTTATCGTGGTCTGGTACAGATGAAACTGGATGGATTGGGCGGATAA